A part of Desulfobacter sp. genomic DNA contains:
- a CDS encoding DUF362 domain-containing protein, with product MGADVFFMDMTATSRENLPQKLERLVNAAGLGNILEEKDLTAVKVHFGEQGNTAFIRPLYIRKVIRAVRKAGAAPFLTDANTLYVGTRSDAVSHIKTAVDNGFSYSSMDGAPLIIADGLFGKSETAVPVDLKHNKKVYIGSEIINANAIISVAHFKGHELSGFGGTLKNLGMGCASRRGKLDQHSNVSPKIKRKTCIGCGQCVEHCPGAAIYLEEKKAYINKESCIGCAECIVRCPTQSININWNQDVPVFLEKMMEYTVGVLKDKAGKALFINFITDVSPKCDCLPYAEYPICKDIGVVASTDPVAIDQASADLVNAQPAMAGSLLTCNTKPGEDKFKGLYPDVDWEHQLAYAEQIGLGSRDYNLVKLETRAYKNPGAHS from the coding sequence ATGGGCGCTGATGTTTTTTTCATGGACATGACAGCCACATCCCGGGAAAACCTTCCCCAGAAACTCGAACGCCTGGTCAATGCGGCAGGCCTGGGCAATATCCTGGAGGAAAAAGACCTCACCGCAGTCAAGGTCCATTTCGGCGAGCAGGGCAACACCGCCTTTATCCGGCCCCTGTATATCCGCAAGGTGATCCGGGCCGTCCGCAAGGCCGGAGCCGCCCCCTTCCTCACCGATGCCAACACCCTCTACGTGGGCACCCGGTCCGATGCGGTCTCACACATTAAGACCGCCGTGGACAACGGATTTTCCTACTCATCCATGGACGGGGCCCCTTTGATCATTGCCGACGGCCTTTTCGGGAAGAGCGAAACCGCCGTCCCGGTGGACCTCAAGCACAACAAAAAGGTGTATATCGGCTCTGAAATCATCAATGCCAATGCCATCATCTCCGTGGCCCATTTCAAGGGCCATGAACTCTCCGGGTTCGGCGGCACCCTGAAAAACCTAGGCATGGGATGCGCCTCCCGCCGGGGCAAACTGGACCAGCACTCCAACGTCAGCCCCAAGATAAAGCGGAAAACCTGCATCGGCTGCGGCCAGTGCGTCGAGCACTGCCCGGGAGCGGCCATCTACCTGGAGGAAAAAAAGGCGTATATCAATAAGGAGAGCTGCATCGGCTGCGCCGAATGCATTGTCCGCTGCCCCACCCAGTCCATCAACATCAACTGGAACCAGGATGTGCCGGTCTTTCTGGAAAAGATGATGGAATATACGGTGGGCGTGCTCAAGGACAAGGCCGGCAAGGCCCTGTTCATCAACTTCATCACCGACGTCTCCCCCAAATGCGACTGCCTGCCCTATGCCGAATACCCCATCTGCAAGGACATCGGCGTGGTGGCCTCCACCGATCCCGTGGCCATCGACCAGGCCAGCGCCGACCTGGTCAACGCCCAGCCGGCCATGGCCGGGTCCCTGCTCACCTGCAACACAAAGCCCGGGGAAGACAAGTTCAAGGGGCTCTATCCGGATGTGGACTGGGAACACCAGCTGGCCTACGCCGAGCAGATCGGTTTAGGCAGCCGGGACTACAACCTGGTCAAGCTGGAGACCCGGGCTTACAAAAACCCCGGGGCCCATTCCTGA
- a CDS encoding adenylate kinase encodes MKRIAVIGTSCSGKTTFSKALSNFLGYSHIELDGLFWGENWTRRKEFVRDVETCIQKDKWIVEGNYGKVRGAIWQRATTVIFLDLPFHIIFYRAVTRTIKRIITKEQLFSDNVETFKDAFFSIEGIPFWVIKTYRKRKLTYGALKKKDAYSHIDFIQLPSKKAVDQFLIHLKADRAI; translated from the coding sequence ATGAAACGGATTGCAGTGATCGGGACGAGCTGTTCCGGGAAAACAACATTCTCAAAAGCGTTATCAAATTTCCTTGGATATTCTCATATCGAACTTGACGGGCTTTTCTGGGGAGAGAATTGGACCCGGAGAAAAGAATTCGTCAGGGATGTCGAAACCTGTATACAGAAAGATAAATGGATTGTGGAAGGTAACTATGGCAAAGTCAGGGGGGCAATATGGCAGAGAGCCACGACGGTCATCTTTCTGGATCTGCCTTTCCATATTATCTTTTACCGCGCAGTTACCCGAACCATCAAACGGATTATCACCAAAGAACAATTGTTCAGTGATAATGTCGAAACATTCAAGGATGCATTTTTCTCCATTGAAGGCATTCCTTTCTGGGTAATCAAGACTTACCGGAAAAGAAAGCTTACCTATGGAGCGTTAAAGAAAAAGGACGCGTATTCCCATATCGATTTTATTCAACTGCCATCCAAAAAGGCAGTTGACCAATTTTTAATTCATCTGAAGGCGGATAGAGCGATATGA
- a CDS encoding GNAT family N-acetyltransferase — translation MKIIPSTREDAEIIAAVVRNANKDVAETFGLNAKNAAKHPSFCTEAWILSDMERGQAYFLAVEDGVVKGCVAFEQPDRDTAYLNRLAVLPEFRHCGIGAGLVHHIIGMAKEKQVKVLSIGIIARHTQLKEWYLGLGFRAAELLTFDHLPFDVLIMKYQI, via the coding sequence ATGAAGATCATACCATCAACCAGAGAGGACGCTGAAATTATTGCCGCTGTGGTTCGCAACGCCAATAAGGATGTTGCAGAAACGTTCGGTTTGAATGCAAAGAATGCAGCCAAGCATCCATCGTTCTGTACGGAGGCGTGGATTCTGTCGGATATGGAACGGGGCCAGGCCTATTTTCTGGCAGTAGAGGATGGGGTTGTCAAGGGCTGTGTTGCATTTGAGCAGCCGGACAGGGATACGGCCTATCTGAACCGGCTGGCCGTGCTGCCGGAGTTCAGGCATTGCGGCATCGGTGCCGGGCTGGTTCACCATATTATCGGTATGGCCAAGGAGAAACAGGTCAAGGTGCTGAGCATCGGAATTATTGCCAGGCATACCCAGCTAAAGGAATGGTATCTGGGGCTGGGGTTTCGTGCCGCCGAGCTGTTGACCTTTGACCACCTGCCCTTTGACGTCCTTATAATGAAATACCAGATCTAA
- a CDS encoding PhzF family phenazine biosynthesis protein has protein sequence MKCELVDVFADQRLSGNGLTIFSEFGHLTAGEMLAWTREMRQFESIFLRNEDGRFSARIFTMEEELDFAGHPLLGLAYHLHNTFGSEDVHQWQVQLNQQAVTLESRRVGEDFLAAMHQGKPRFIKTLSSHEAGPLYSALNLEGSGDLGCRAEVVSTGLPYVILPVAAGIEKVRFRVPDLTPMISPHGAKFVYVLDVKAIEGRSWDNEGRVEDIATGSAAGPAAAYLFKHGLVTDDRITIHQGRFLGRPSEMGVGLACRGSEILDIEVSGKVVKVADIRL, from the coding sequence TTGAAGTGTGAGCTTGTGGATGTTTTCGCCGACCAACGGTTGAGCGGAAACGGGTTGACCATATTTTCGGAATTCGGCCATTTGACCGCCGGTGAGATGCTTGCCTGGACCCGGGAGATGCGGCAGTTTGAGTCGATTTTTTTAAGGAATGAAGATGGCCGGTTCTCAGCAAGAATCTTTACCATGGAGGAAGAACTGGACTTTGCGGGCCATCCGTTGCTGGGGCTTGCCTATCATTTACATAACACCTTTGGCAGTGAGGATGTCCACCAATGGCAGGTACAATTAAATCAACAGGCGGTGACGCTGGAGAGCCGGCGGGTTGGAGAGGACTTCCTTGCCGCCATGCACCAGGGAAAGCCCCGGTTCATCAAAACCCTCTCTTCCCATGAAGCCGGCCCATTGTACTCGGCGCTTAATTTGGAGGGCTCCGGTGATTTAGGCTGCAGAGCGGAAGTGGTGTCCACGGGGCTGCCCTATGTGATTTTGCCGGTGGCGGCCGGCATTGAAAAGGTGCGGTTCAGGGTGCCGGATCTAACCCCTATGATATCACCCCACGGGGCGAAGTTTGTCTATGTCCTGGATGTGAAGGCCATTGAGGGCAGAAGCTGGGACAATGAGGGCCGTGTGGAGGATATTGCCACGGGAAGCGCTGCCGGCCCGGCGGCTGCCTATCTCTTTAAACACGGCCTGGTGACAGATGACCGGATCACCATTCACCAGGGGCGCTTCCTGGGGCGGCCAAGTGAGATGGGGGTTGGTTTGGCCTGCAGGGGATCTGAGATTTTGGATATTGAAGTGAGCGGCAAGGTTGTGAAAGTGGCCGATATCCGCCTTTAA